CCAGAACCGGGGCGTGGAGATTCTCGCCGGGCAGACGGTGCAGGGTCTGAAAGAGCGCGGCGATCAGGTTGCATTGCGGACGAACGACGGAAAGGAGTTCCTGGTCGATGGCGTCGTCGCCGGAATCGGCGTGGAGCCGACAACCGCGCTGGCGGAGGGGGCGGGACTGACGGTCGACAACGGCATCGTGGTGGACCAATACCTGCGCACCAGCCATCCCGACATCTACGCCGCCGGTGATGTCGCCAATTTCTGGAACCCGGCCCTCGGCAAGCGGCTGCGCGTCGAACACGAAGACAACGCGCTCACGATGGGCAAGCACGCGGGACAAAACATCGCTGGTGATCCCACGCCCTACGAGCATCTGCCGTTCTTCTACTCGGATCTGTTTGACCTGGGCTATGAGGCCGTAGGCGAGCTTGACGCCCGCCATACAATCGTCGCTGATTGGAAGGAGCCATTCCGTGAGGGCGTCCTCTACTACCTCCAGGACGACCGAGTGCGGGGCGTGCTGCTCTGGAACGTCTGGGAGCAGGTGGACGCTGCCCGCCGCTTGATCGCGGAGCCGGGGCCGATGGAGGCCGCAGATCTGCGCGGGCGCTTACCAGCGTAGCCGAGACACCGCATGGATACCGACGAGCGACCAGACACGAGGTCGAGAAGGAGTCAGGTTGCATCATGCCCACATCGCTTCACGATCAGGACCTTGACCAGGCGCTGCACCTGCGCCGCCGCCACCGCTCGGACGAGCAACTCCGAACGTTTGAAACGTATGCCGCAGACATCCTCGCCGCCTTGGGGCTGGACCTCGACGCGTCCGGCACATGCGAAACGCCGCAGCGGTTCATTCGCGCCCTGTTCGACATCACGGCGGGCTACGACGGCGATCCCAAGCTGCTGACGGCCTTCGAGACGGAGTGCCAGAGCGGTCCCGACTGCTGCCTGATCCAGGTTATCGAGGGGCCGATCCCCATCTTTGCCCTCTGCGAGC
This genomic interval from Herpetosiphonaceae bacterium contains the following:
- a CDS encoding FAD-dependent oxidoreductase → MTAVCARTEQGKRFAVIGGGFIGSEIAAALATNDKDVVMLFPDAGIGERIFGRGLALFLNDYYQNRGVEILAGQTVQGLKERGDQVALRTNDGKEFLVDGVVAGIGVEPTTALAEGAGLTVDNGIVVDQYLRTSHPDIYAAGDVANFWNPALGKRLRVEHEDNALTMGKHAGQNIAGDPTPYEHLPFFYSDLFDLGYEAVGELDARHTIVADWKEPFREGVLYYLQDDRVRGVLLWNVWEQVDAARRLIAEPGPMEAADLRGRLPA